One Vallitalea pronyensis genomic region harbors:
- a CDS encoding MgtC/SapB family protein: MQEYEIIIRVVVAILVGGLIGYERQMTNRPAGFRTHILVCVGAAVVSIIQEQNIINTIAYIQQYPELENALKSDVGRMGAQVITGVGFLGAGTIIREKGLVKGLTTAASVWVVACIGLAVGHGMYLITAVSTIGVFISLVILKKVEDRFIEKVQTIDLEIEYLGDRDFMKRIQKYFNMKNIGVNNIRFIQVVGDDKGEAATITEENMCTKTIYSVDIPKYIQSTKVVQDLCRKKGVVQVKVISEP, translated from the coding sequence ATGCAAGAGTATGAAATTATAATAAGAGTTGTTGTTGCCATTCTAGTAGGTGGGCTCATTGGTTATGAACGGCAGATGACCAATCGCCCTGCAGGTTTTAGAACACACATTCTTGTCTGTGTAGGAGCAGCAGTTGTTTCCATTATACAAGAACAGAATATCATCAATACCATTGCCTACATTCAGCAATATCCAGAACTGGAGAATGCGTTAAAATCAGATGTTGGGCGTATGGGTGCACAGGTTATTACAGGGGTTGGTTTTCTAGGAGCCGGAACCATTATTCGAGAAAAAGGGTTGGTAAAAGGCTTAACAACAGCTGCGTCTGTATGGGTTGTTGCTTGTATTGGTCTTGCAGTTGGACATGGTATGTATTTAATTACAGCTGTATCAACCATAGGGGTATTTATATCACTTGTTATTCTTAAAAAAGTTGAAGATCGGTTTATTGAAAAGGTGCAAACCATTGATTTAGAAATTGAATATCTCGGGGATAGAGATTTTATGAAACGCATTCAAAAATATTTCAACATGAAAAATATAGGCGTGAATAATATACGATTTATTCAAGTTGTAGGTGATGATAAAGGTGAAGCAGCAACCATTACGGAAGAAAACATGTGTACGAAAACCATCTATTCCGTAGATATACCTAAATACATCCAGAGCACCAAAGTTGTTCAAGACTTGTGCCGAAAAAAAGGTGTTGTGCAAGTGAAAGTTATTTCTGAGCCATAG